From a region of the Methylocystis hirsuta genome:
- a CDS encoding malonate--CoA ligase — protein sequence MTAHLYAQLAKNFSDGSKVAFEQPNGVFHTYADVEAGAARYANALISLDVEPGDRIAIQVEKSVDAVLLNLGCLRAGAVLLPLNTAYTAAEVGYFLSDAKPRIFVHDPARPELAEAAAMAKVAHVETMAANGMGSLPQRAVAAPAAFADATLGPNDPAAILYTSGTTGRSKGAVLSQENLASNARTLLEYWRFTPDDVLIHALPIYHAHGLFVAINTLLMAGGRMLFLPKFDAELILKLMPGATSLMGVPTFYTRLLAHSGLTREATAQMRLFISGSAPLLVETHRAWRERTGHVILERYGMTETGMNTSNPYDGERVAGSVGFPLPGVSVRIANPTTGQRLGGGEIGMIEVKGPNVFSGYWRMPERTKAEFRADGYFITGDLGKIDARGYVHIVGRGKDLIISGGLNVYPKEIETAIDAVPGVVESAVIGTPHPDLGEGVTAIVVREKDAAVDEMTIVAALERTLAKYKQPKRVLFVNELPRNTMGKVQKNVLRDVYGEIYKTTPQATSLELEP from the coding sequence ATGACCGCTCACCTTTATGCGCAACTCGCGAAGAACTTCTCGGATGGCAGCAAGGTTGCGTTCGAGCAGCCGAACGGCGTTTTCCATACTTATGCGGACGTCGAAGCGGGGGCTGCGCGCTACGCGAACGCGCTCATCTCGTTGGATGTAGAGCCCGGCGACCGCATCGCAATTCAGGTTGAAAAATCCGTTGATGCGGTTCTCCTCAACCTGGGTTGTCTGAGGGCGGGCGCCGTGCTTCTACCGCTGAATACTGCCTATACGGCGGCAGAAGTCGGCTACTTCCTCAGCGACGCGAAGCCGCGCATCTTTGTTCACGACCCCGCGCGCCCTGAGCTCGCCGAGGCAGCAGCGATGGCGAAAGTTGCACATGTCGAGACGATGGCGGCTAATGGGATGGGCTCGCTGCCACAGCGCGCCGTGGCCGCTCCGGCCGCCTTCGCCGATGCCACGCTGGGGCCAAATGATCCCGCGGCCATTCTCTACACCTCCGGCACGACGGGGCGCTCCAAAGGCGCCGTGCTCTCCCAGGAAAACCTCGCCTCCAACGCCCGCACGCTTCTAGAATATTGGCGGTTCACGCCGGACGACGTGCTCATTCACGCCTTGCCGATCTATCACGCGCACGGCCTCTTCGTGGCGATCAATACTTTGCTCATGGCTGGCGGCAGGATGCTTTTCCTGCCGAAATTTGACGCGGAGCTGATCCTGAAACTCATGCCGGGGGCAACGAGCCTCATGGGCGTGCCGACCTTCTATACGCGGCTGCTCGCCCATTCCGGTCTCACGCGTGAGGCGACGGCGCAGATGCGCCTTTTCATCTCCGGCTCCGCTCCGTTGCTCGTGGAGACGCACCGCGCCTGGCGGGAGCGAACGGGCCACGTCATTCTCGAACGCTACGGCATGACTGAAACCGGCATGAATACGTCGAACCCTTATGACGGCGAACGCGTCGCCGGCTCGGTCGGGTTCCCACTACCGGGCGTTTCCGTTCGCATCGCCAATCCTACCACCGGCCAACGCTTGGGCGGGGGGGAGATCGGCATGATCGAGGTAAAGGGGCCGAATGTTTTTTCGGGTTATTGGCGCATGCCGGAGAGGACGAAAGCGGAATTCCGCGCCGACGGCTATTTCATCACGGGCGACCTCGGCAAAATCGACGCGCGGGGTTATGTGCACATCGTCGGGCGTGGCAAGGATCTCATCATTTCCGGTGGACTCAATGTCTATCCGAAAGAGATCGAAACCGCGATCGACGCCGTTCCAGGTGTCGTCGAAAGCGCCGTCATCGGGACGCCTCATCCCGATCTTGGCGAGGGCGTGACAGCGATCGTGGTGCGCGAAAAGGATGCGGCGGTGGACGAAATGACAATCGTCGCCGCCCTCGAAAGGACACTCGCGAAATACAAACAGCCCAAGCGCGTCCTGTTCGTCAATGAATTGCCGCGCAACACGATGGGCAAGGTGCAGAAGAACGTCCTGCGCGATGTCTACGGCGAAATTTACAAAACGACGCCGCAAGCCACGTCGCTAGAATTAGAGCCCTAA